In Juglans microcarpa x Juglans regia isolate MS1-56 chromosome 8D, Jm3101_v1.0, whole genome shotgun sequence, the following are encoded in one genomic region:
- the LOC121241814 gene encoding dof zinc finger protein DOF1.6 has protein sequence MPSDTAEHKPVRVQQSFPHPPPPQTQPLPCPRCGSTSTKFCYYNNYNLSQPRHFCKSCRRYWTQGGTLRNVPVGGGTRKSITKRSRSTTSTSSSSSSSSSSTVTSEAVHANPISVLPEMVSHDVSLNDNVAVGGGYINGSFNFLLNSQGPGFMGPGGYGLGSMPGFDEMGFGLAGGGSWAFPEVGDFGVGCGNGASVASAGYNTWQMTGTDEGGLNDGGDSFASPDLAISTRPGQFLEK, from the coding sequence ATGCCATCCGACACAGCCGAGCACAAACCTGTGAGGGTCCAGCAGAGCTTTCCTCACCCTCCACCACCGCAGACTCAGCCGCTCCCTTGCCCTCGCTGTGGTTCCACCTCCACCAAGTTCTGCTACTACAACAACTACAACCTCTCCCAGCCCCGCCACTTCTGCAAGTCCTGCCGCCGCTACTGGACCCAGGGCGGCACCCTTCGCAACGTCCCCGTCGGTGGTGGCACCCGCAAGAGCATCACCAAGCGCTCTCGCTCTACCACTAgtacttcttcttcctcctcctcttcgtcTTCGTCCACCGTGACCAGCGAGGCCGTGCACGCGAACCCAATCTCGGTTTTGCCCGAGATGGTCTCGCATGATGTCAGCCTGAATGATAACGTCGCGGTGGGTGGTGGGTACATTAATGGGAGCTTCAATTTCTTGCTGAACTCTCAGGGTCCGGGGTTCATGGGGCCGGGTGGGTATGGTTTGGGGTCCATGCCCGGGTTCGATGAGATGGGGTTCGGGTTGGCCGGAGGAGGGTCTTGGGCATTTCCCGAAGTCGGTGACTTTGGCGTTGGGTGTGGCAATGGAGCATCGGTGGCTTCTGCAGGGTACAACACGTGGCAGATGACCGGTACGGATGAAGGCGGATTGAATGACGGCGGGGATTCCTTTGCTTCTCCGGACCTTGCCATTTCAACCCGGCCTGGCCAATTTCTAGAGAAATAG
- the LOC121243283 gene encoding lysine histidine transporter-like 8 → MEERPEMELISIPATPRASTPETQTPSGQRSPRQLGKEGKSSSAWTPTSFISPRFLSPIGTPMKRVLINMKGYLEEVGHLTKLNPQDAWLPITESRNGNAHYAAFHNLNAGVGFQALVLPVAFAFLGWSWGILSLTIAYCWQLYTLWILVQLHEAVPGKRYNRYVELAEAAFGERLGVWLALFPTVYLSAGTATALILIGGETMKLFFQIVCGPLCSSNPLTTVEWYLVFTSLCIVLSQLPNLNSIAGLSLIGAVTAITYSTMVWVLSVSQQRPPPISYEPLSMPSFTASAFSVMNALGIVAFAFRGHNLVLEIQATMPSTFKHPAHVPMWRGAKVAYFFIAMCLFPVAIGGFWAYGNLMPSGGILNALYAFHSHDIPRGLLAITFLLVVFNCLSSFQIYSMPVFDSFEASYTSRTNRPCSIWVRSGFRVFYGFVNFFIGVALPFLSSLAGLLGGLTLPVTFAYPCFMWVLIKKPTKYSFNWYFNWILGWLGIAFSLAFSIGGIWSIVNSGLKLKFFKPN, encoded by the exons ATGGAGGAGAGGCCAGAAATGGAGTTGATATCGATTCCGGCGACGCCGAGAGCATCGACGCCGGAGACACAGACCCCGTCGGGTCAGAGGTCGCCGAGGCAGCTGGGGAAGGAAGGGAAGTCGTCGTCGGCGTGGACTCCGACTTCGTTTATATCTCCTCGGTTTCTGAGCCCGATAGGGACGCCTATGAAGAGGGTGCTGATCAACATGAAGGGTTATTTGGAAGAGGTCGGACATCTCACGAAGCTCAACCCTCAGGACGCATGGCTTCCCATCACTGAGTCTCGCAATGGGAATGCTCACTATGCTGCGTTTCACAACCTCAATGCCGGAGTCGGCTTTCAGGCCCTGGTTTTGCCGGTGGCCTTTGCTTTTCTCGGCTG GAGCTGGGGAATACTTTCTTTAACCATAGCCTATTGTTGGCAACTCTATACTTTGTGGATTCTAGTTCAGCTACATGAGGCAGTTCCAGGAAAGCGGTACAACAGATATGTGGAGCTTGCAGAAGCAGCATTTG GGGAAAGATTGGGTGTCTGGCTTGCTCTCTTCCCCACTGTTTATTTATCAGCAGGAACTGCAACAGCTTTGATTCTTATAGGAGGGGAGACCATGAAACTATTTTTCCAGATAGTTTGCGGGCCCCTCTGTTCATCAAATCCCCTTACAACAGTAGAGTGGTATCTGGTGTTCACTTCTCTATGCATTGTTCTATCTCAGCTCCCAAACCTCAATTCAATTGCTGGACTTTCGCTCATAGGGGCTGTGACAGCCATCACTTACTCCACCATGGTGTGGGTCCTCTCCGTTAGCCAACAAAGGCCACCGCCAATATCTTATGAACCCCTTTCAATGCCATCCTTCACTGCTTCTGCCTTTTCAGTCATGAATGCACTTGGTATTGTTGCTTTTGCTTTTAGAGGACACAATTTAGTGTTGGAGATTCAG GCAACCATGCCATCTACATTTAAGCACCCAGCTCATGTCCCTATGTGGAGAGGCGCCAAAGTTGCTTATTTCTTTATTGCCATGTGCTTGTTCCCTGTTGCCATTGGAGGCTTTTGGGCTTATGGAAACCTT ATGCCTTCAGGAGGGATTCTTAATGCCTTGTATGCCTTTCATAGTCATGACATTCCAAGAGGACTTCTTGCCATAACATTTCTGCTAGTCGTGTTCAACTGTTTGAGCAGTTTCCAGATATACTCCATGCCTGTTTTTGACAGCTTTGAAGCCAGCTACACCAGCCGAACCAACCGCCCCTGCTCGATCTGGGTCAGATCCGGTTTTCGTGTGTTTTACGGATTTGTAAACTTCTTCATAGGGGTGGCACTCCCTTTTCTCTCCAGTCTCGCCGGTCTGTTAGGAGGACTCACTCTTCCAGTCACATTTGCTTATCCATGCTTCATGTGGGTTCTCATAAAAAAGCCTACAAAATACAGCTTCAACTGGTACTTCAATTGGATCCTAGGTTGGCTAGGTATTGCTTTCAGCTTGGCCTTTTCCATTGGAGGTATCTGGAGCATTGTGAACAGTGGACTTAAGCTGAAATTCTTCAAACCCAATTGA